The proteins below are encoded in one region of Pseudomonadota bacterium:
- a CDS encoding cell division protein FtsQ/DivIB, whose amino-acid sequence MRQLSFNDRLAPQRAGAASRPGGRPRIRTSWLRLLRRRARLLGVLAAGVAVLSTASWWLVQPGNAAELGASVRHAFMSTTAGIGMTVENVYSTGHREADPAVILAALEIKRGDPILAFAPERARTRLLALDWVESATIERRLPDTIRIQIVERQAFALWQHEQRLQIVDRKGSIINSEDVPRFGHLPLIVGSGAPHHAPALFDTMSSAPTILRGLVSAVRVGSRRWDLHFESGLTVHLPESGAAQAWQRLVRLLGTYDTQEERIVSIDLRLPDRVVLGKRPEETIDGSST is encoded by the coding sequence ATGCGACAACTGAGTTTCAATGATCGTCTGGCGCCACAGCGTGCCGGCGCCGCCAGCCGGCCGGGCGGGCGCCCTCGGATACGCACTAGTTGGCTCAGGCTATTGCGCCGCCGCGCGCGCCTACTTGGCGTGTTGGCAGCCGGTGTCGCCGTCCTCTCCACGGCAAGTTGGTGGCTGGTTCAGCCTGGCAATGCGGCAGAGCTCGGCGCCAGTGTTCGGCACGCGTTCATGAGCACCACCGCCGGTATCGGCATGACGGTCGAGAATGTCTACAGCACCGGCCACCGCGAAGCTGATCCGGCAGTGATATTGGCCGCACTCGAAATCAAGCGCGGCGATCCGATTCTCGCCTTTGCGCCCGAGCGCGCGCGCACCCGCCTCCTTGCCCTTGATTGGGTCGAAAGCGCCACCATCGAGCGCCGCCTGCCCGACACCATCCGCATCCAGATCGTCGAGCGGCAGGCTTTCGCGCTGTGGCAGCACGAGCAACGCCTTCAAATAGTCGATCGCAAGGGCAGCATCATCAATTCCGAAGATGTCCCAAGATTCGGCCATCTACCGCTGATCGTCGGCAGCGGCGCACCACATCACGCGCCGGCCTTGTTCGACACCATGAGCAGCGCGCCCACCATATTGCGCGGCCTGGTCTCCGCTGTGCGGGTCGGGTCGCGGCGCTGGGATTTACATTTCGAAAGCGGACTGACCGTGCACCTTCCCGAATCCGGCGCGGCCCAAGCGTGGCAAAGATTGGTACGTCTGCTCGGCACCTACGACACGCAAGAAGAACGCATCGTCTCCATCGATCTCCGCTTGCCCGACCGAGTCGTCCTCGGCAAGCGGCCTGAAGAGACAATCGACGGCAGTTCGACATGA
- the murC gene encoding UDP-N-acetylmuramate--L-alanine ligase, with the protein MKALPLSIGTIHFVGIGGIGMSGIAEVMHNLGYTVQGSDLSENANVRRLRALGVNVTIGHDPVALGNAQVVVISSAVKQENVEATAARQRFIPVVRRAEMLAELMRLKWSVAVAGTHGKTTTTSMVAAVLDSAGLDPTVINGGIINAYGTNARLGAGDWMVVEADESDGSFVKLPATVAVVTNIDPEHMEFYGDFDAVRDAYRTFLENLPFYGFAALCLDHPEVQALVGRVSDRRIITYGMSPQAEIRAFDVRSDALGSVFDVDISDRQSGARHTLENLRLPMLGAHNVQNALAAIAIAREMKLPEQTIRAALSGFEGVKRRFTKTGVIDGITIIDDYGHHPVEISAVLKSARDAYAGRIIAVVQPHRYTRLRDLFEDFCSCFNDADAVIVAPVHAAGEAPIEGYDRDSLVDGLRTRGHRQVTALEAPEQLAGIIGTLAAPGDLVVFLGAGTVTNWANALPEELTAWRKAAVRPAHAHRTGGGAP; encoded by the coding sequence ATGAAGGCGCTGCCCCTCTCCATCGGCACCATTCATTTCGTCGGCATTGGCGGCATCGGCATGAGTGGCATTGCTGAGGTGATGCACAATCTCGGCTACACCGTGCAGGGCAGCGATCTGTCGGAGAACGCCAATGTTCGCCGCCTCCGGGCGCTCGGCGTCAACGTTACAATTGGCCATGACCCAGTGGCCCTAGGGAACGCCCAAGTGGTGGTGATTTCCTCCGCCGTCAAACAGGAGAATGTCGAGGCGACGGCAGCGCGGCAACGTTTCATTCCGGTGGTGCGTCGCGCCGAAATGCTAGCCGAACTGATGCGCCTCAAATGGTCCGTTGCGGTTGCCGGAACGCATGGCAAGACCACGACCACATCGATGGTCGCTGCGGTGCTCGATAGCGCTGGTCTCGACCCGACGGTGATCAATGGCGGAATCATCAATGCCTACGGCACCAACGCGCGGCTTGGCGCCGGTGATTGGATGGTCGTCGAGGCCGATGAGTCCGATGGCAGCTTTGTCAAATTGCCCGCCACCGTCGCCGTGGTGACCAATATCGACCCCGAACATATGGAATTTTATGGCGATTTCGACGCCGTACGCGACGCTTATCGCACCTTTCTGGAGAATCTTCCGTTCTATGGTTTTGCCGCTCTCTGTCTGGACCACCCGGAAGTGCAGGCGCTGGTCGGGCGCGTTTCGGACCGCCGCATTATCACGTACGGCATGAGCCCACAGGCCGAGATTCGCGCATTTGACGTGCGCTCGGACGCGCTCGGCTCGGTGTTTGATGTCGACATCTCGGATCGCCAAAGTGGCGCCCGCCACACGCTCGAAAATCTACGCCTGCCGATGCTGGGCGCGCACAATGTGCAAAATGCGCTGGCCGCCATCGCCATCGCCCGCGAGATGAAGCTTCCGGAGCAAACCATTCGCGCCGCGCTCAGCGGGTTCGAAGGCGTCAAGCGACGCTTCACCAAGACCGGCGTCATTGACGGCATCACCATCATCGACGATTACGGCCACCATCCGGTGGAGATTTCGGCCGTGCTCAAATCGGCGCGCGATGCCTATGCCGGGCGGATCATCGCGGTGGTGCAGCCCCATCGCTATACCCGCCTCCGCGATCTATTCGAAGATTTTTGCTCATGCTTCAACGATGCCGACGCGGTGATCGTGGCGCCGGTTCATGCCGCCGGGGAAGCGCCGATAGAAGGTTATGACCGCGACAGCCTGGTCGACGGTCTGCGCACGCGCGGCCATCGCCAGGTCACGGCACTCGAGGCGCCCGAGCAGTTGGCCGGTATTATCGGCACGCTGGCGGCGCCCGGTGACCTTGTGGTTTTCCTCGGCGCCGGTACCGTTACCAATTGGGCGAATGCCCTGCCCGAGGAACTTACCGCCTGGCGCAAAGCGGCTGTGCGGCCCGCCCATGCCCATCGCACAGGCGGGGGAGCGCCATGA
- a CDS encoding D-alanine--D-alanine ligase: MSQHIAVIMGGPSVEREVSLVSGSAVEHALIELGYRVTTIDADRTLPAKILECKPDVAFNALHGRLGEDGCVQGLLEVLGIPYTHSGVLASALAMNKPVAKKLFADAGLTCPEGRVMNFKAVMAGEGLAPPYVIKPLNEGSSVGVYIVLNGDNHRRLEDEPWPFGDDVLVEKYIPGREIQVAVMGERALGAIEIRPRGRFYDYQTKYTQGKAEHFMPAPIHPNSYTEALDIALCAHRTLGCRGVSRADLRYDDEAGEPGTFYLLEINTQPGMTPLSLVPEIAADSGMTFSDLVAWMVENASCDN; this comes from the coding sequence ATGAGCCAGCATATCGCGGTAATCATGGGCGGCCCCTCGGTCGAACGCGAAGTCTCGCTGGTATCGGGCAGCGCCGTCGAGCACGCCCTGATCGAGCTCGGCTACCGGGTCACGACGATCGATGCCGACCGCACGCTGCCAGCCAAAATTTTAGAATGCAAACCAGATGTCGCGTTCAATGCCTTGCATGGCCGCCTCGGCGAGGATGGCTGCGTCCAGGGCTTGCTGGAAGTTCTCGGCATCCCTTACACCCATTCGGGTGTGCTGGCTTCGGCCTTGGCAATGAACAAGCCCGTCGCAAAGAAGCTATTTGCCGATGCCGGGCTGACCTGCCCGGAAGGCCGGGTGATGAACTTCAAGGCGGTGATGGCGGGCGAAGGGCTGGCGCCGCCCTATGTGATCAAGCCGCTCAACGAAGGCTCCAGTGTCGGCGTCTATATCGTCTTGAATGGCGACAACCATCGACGCCTCGAGGACGAACCCTGGCCGTTCGGCGATGATGTGCTTGTAGAAAAATACATTCCCGGCCGCGAAATCCAGGTTGCCGTGATGGGCGAACGCGCGCTTGGCGCCATCGAAATCCGACCGCGCGGCCGCTTCTACGATTATCAGACCAAATACACGCAAGGAAAGGCCGAGCATTTCATGCCGGCGCCGATCCATCCCAACTCTTATACCGAGGCGCTCGATATCGCACTTTGCGCGCACCGCACTTTAGGCTGCCGCGGCGTCAGCCGGGCGGATTTGCGGTATGACGATGAGGCCGGCGAACCGGGCACATTCTACCTGCTCGAAATCAATACCCAGCCAGGCATGACGCCGCTCTCATTGGTGCCTGAAATTGCCGCCGACTCCGGCATGACTTTCTCTGATTTGGTTGCCTGGATGGTGGAGAACGCTTCATGCGACAACTGA
- the ftsW gene encoding putative lipid II flippase FtsW — protein MTSFSRTDASILGRWWWTLDRWALLVLTLLFAVGAILTVAASPGAAARIGLEPFYFVRHQFAFMVPALLILLAVSMLSPRGVRRMAVVVLGAGVILVAATNFSGIEIKGASRWLSLGGFKFQPSEFVKPCFAVVAAWMFAEYRQSENFPGRAIASVLLLIIVALLLLQPDFGMTVTVIAVWFVQFFLAGLSLWWVGLSLALTLGLVTAAYSIFPHVAKRIDLFIDPLSGDSYQVTTSLKAFQQGGLLGKGPGEGVVKGYLPDAHTDFIFAVAAEEFGVLAALAIVGLFSFIVLRGLTRVVREVDLFVLLAVAGLLTQFGLQALINMGVTVQLLPAKGMTLPFVSYGGSSLIASALGMGMVLALTRSGYRDKVSSA, from the coding sequence ATGACCAGCTTTTCGCGCACCGATGCTTCGATTCTGGGCCGTTGGTGGTGGACCCTGGATCGCTGGGCGTTATTGGTCCTCACGCTGTTGTTTGCGGTCGGCGCCATTCTAACGGTCGCGGCCAGCCCCGGCGCCGCCGCGCGCATCGGATTGGAGCCGTTCTATTTCGTCCGTCATCAATTCGCGTTCATGGTCCCGGCGCTGCTGATCCTGTTGGCGGTTTCCATGTTGTCGCCGCGCGGCGTGCGGCGCATGGCGGTTGTGGTTTTGGGCGCCGGCGTCATCCTCGTCGCGGCGACCAATTTTTCCGGGATCGAGATCAAGGGCGCCAGTCGCTGGCTCTCGCTCGGCGGCTTCAAGTTTCAGCCGTCCGAATTCGTGAAACCCTGCTTTGCCGTTGTCGCCGCCTGGATGTTCGCCGAATATCGCCAGTCGGAAAATTTCCCGGGACGCGCCATTGCCAGCGTGCTGCTGCTGATCATCGTCGCGCTGTTGCTGCTGCAACCCGATTTCGGCATGACCGTCACCGTGATCGCCGTCTGGTTCGTGCAATTTTTCCTCGCCGGTTTGTCGCTGTGGTGGGTCGGGTTGTCACTGGCGTTAACGCTCGGACTGGTGACGGCGGCGTACAGCATCTTCCCCCATGTAGCCAAACGCATCGATCTTTTCATCGATCCCCTGTCAGGCGATTCCTATCAGGTGACGACCTCTCTCAAAGCCTTCCAGCAGGGCGGCCTGTTGGGCAAGGGCCCCGGCGAAGGCGTCGTCAAAGGATATCTGCCGGACGCCCACACCGATTTCATATTTGCCGTCGCGGCCGAGGAATTCGGCGTGCTCGCGGCGCTGGCCATCGTCGGCCTGTTCTCCTTCATCGTCTTGCGCGGTCTCACCCGGGTGGTGCGCGAGGTCGATTTGTTTGTCTTGCTGGCGGTTGCCGGATTGCTCACCCAGTTTGGCCTGCAGGCGCTCATCAACATGGGCGTCACCGTGCAATTGCTGCCGGCCAAGGGGATGACACTGCCCTTTGTCAGCTATGGCGGCTCTTCTCTAATCGCCAGCGCTCTCGGTATGGGCATGGTGCTGGCGCTTACCCGGAGCGGCTATCGCGACAAGGTTTCGTCGGCATGA
- the murB gene encoding UDP-N-acetylmuramate dehydrogenase: MMAAAHHSLLQRLPRVAGDYIENAALAPVTWFRVGGPAEILFRPADVEDLARFLTAKPSDIPVTLFGSGSNILVRDGGIPGVVIRLGSAFRECRVEWRQDSALVHVGAGAIDISVARFCRDSGIAGLEFLVGVPGTIGGALRMNAGAYGQEMADVIVAADALDAGGTRQHLTLSDLDYSYRHSAAPEDLIFVSATMRGKRGASPEIAARIAEIETSREDSQPLRTRTGGSTFVNPPGEKAWQLIDRAGCRSLKRGGAMVSEKHCNFLINTGGASAADIEGLGEEIRRRVKQQSGITLEWEIRRVGRHATGQTAVADGRDGGAS, from the coding sequence ATGATGGCAGCCGCACATCATAGTCTTCTCCAACGCCTGCCCAGAGTCGCCGGCGACTACATAGAAAATGCTGCGCTTGCGCCGGTGACCTGGTTCCGTGTCGGCGGCCCGGCGGAAATATTGTTCCGCCCAGCGGACGTCGAGGATTTGGCACGCTTTCTCACCGCCAAGCCGAGCGATATTCCGGTGACCCTGTTTGGCTCCGGCTCCAACATCTTGGTGCGCGACGGCGGCATTCCCGGTGTTGTGATCCGTCTCGGCAGCGCCTTCCGCGAGTGCCGCGTCGAGTGGCGCCAGGACAGTGCGTTGGTGCATGTCGGCGCCGGCGCCATCGATATCAGTGTGGCGCGATTTTGCCGCGATTCAGGCATTGCCGGTCTCGAATTCCTGGTCGGCGTCCCAGGAACCATCGGGGGTGCGCTGCGGATGAATGCCGGCGCTTATGGTCAGGAGATGGCGGATGTGATCGTGGCGGCCGACGCCCTCGATGCCGGCGGTACTCGCCAGCACCTGACACTCAGCGATTTGGACTATTCCTACCGCCATTCGGCAGCGCCGGAAGATTTGATTTTTGTCTCCGCTACGATGCGCGGCAAGCGCGGCGCATCGCCGGAAATCGCCGCGCGCATCGCAGAAATCGAAACCAGCCGCGAAGACAGCCAACCACTTCGCACCCGCACCGGCGGCAGCACCTTCGTCAATCCACCGGGCGAAAAGGCGTGGCAGCTTATCGACCGCGCCGGCTGCCGTAGCCTCAAACGTGGCGGTGCCATGGTGTCGGAAAAACATTGCAACTTCCTGATTAACACCGGCGGCGCCAGCGCTGCCGACATCGAAGGTCTCGGCGAAGAAATCCGCCGCCGAGTTAAGCAGCAAAGCGGGATCACGCTGGAATGGGAAATCCGTCGCGTCGGCCGCCACGCAACTGGCCAAACTGCCGTGGCCGACGGGCGCGACGGTGGCGCGTCATGA
- the murG gene encoding undecaprenyldiphospho-muramoylpentapeptide beta-N-acetylglucosaminyltransferase, translating to MSMPAPQAPIVLAAGGTGGHVFPAQAVALELKARGRRLVLITDRRGVGFGGALADIESHHISAGTPLARGLIARGLGIVKLLLGVREATRLLRRLQPVAVIGFGGYPSVPTMIAAGRIHVATAIHEQNAVLGRANRLLASRVLRIATSFEQTSGIANVNRVKVTMTGNPVRHAIAQLATGAYPIPDRDGPLRLLIIGGSQGARVFAELVPAALALLPPQIRARLNIIQQCRPEDVQRVNARHAADGIQAECAAFFDDLPARLQSAHLVICRAGASTVAELAAAGRPAILVPFPYATDDHQSANARALESAGGAILLAESEATAGRLAECLNGFLASPEALTQAARAALSIGRPAAGQALADLVESLIAANGNPHRTIGRKAA from the coding sequence ATGAGCATGCCCGCGCCCCAAGCACCGATCGTGCTGGCTGCCGGCGGCACCGGCGGGCATGTGTTCCCGGCGCAAGCCGTCGCCCTGGAACTTAAAGCGCGCGGCCGCCGCCTGGTTCTCATCACCGACCGTCGCGGCGTCGGTTTTGGCGGCGCCTTGGCGGATATCGAAAGCCATCATATTTCCGCCGGCACGCCGCTTGCGCGCGGTCTGATCGCGCGCGGCCTCGGCATCGTCAAACTACTGTTGGGTGTGCGCGAGGCGACCCGTCTGCTGCGCCGCCTCCAGCCCGTCGCCGTCATTGGCTTCGGCGGCTATCCCTCGGTGCCAACCATGATTGCCGCCGGCCGTATCCATGTGGCAACCGCCATTCACGAGCAGAACGCCGTGCTCGGGCGGGCCAATAGGCTGCTGGCATCGCGCGTGCTGCGCATCGCAACTTCTTTCGAGCAAACCAGCGGCATTGCTAACGTCAACCGGGTCAAAGTTACGATGACCGGCAACCCGGTCCGTCACGCCATCGCCCAACTGGCTACCGGCGCATATCCGATTCCGGATCGGGACGGCCCGCTTCGCCTTCTCATCATCGGTGGCAGTCAGGGTGCCCGCGTGTTTGCCGAGCTGGTACCAGCCGCCCTTGCCTTACTGCCGCCGCAAATCCGCGCGCGTCTCAACATCATCCAGCAGTGCCGTCCTGAGGATGTGCAACGCGTGAACGCGCGCCATGCTGCGGACGGAATCCAAGCTGAGTGCGCGGCATTCTTCGATGATTTGCCGGCCCGCCTGCAAAGCGCCCATTTGGTCATCTGCCGCGCCGGTGCTTCAACAGTAGCCGAACTCGCGGCGGCGGGCAGGCCGGCCATTCTCGTGCCGTTCCCGTACGCCACCGACGACCATCAAAGCGCCAATGCGCGCGCGCTCGAATCAGCCGGCGGCGCCATTCTGTTAGCCGAATCGGAGGCGACTGCCGGACGCTTGGCAGAATGTTTAAATGGATTTCTTGCCTCTCCGGAAGCCCTGACACAGGCCGCCCGTGCCGCGCTCAGCATCGGCCGGCCGGCCGCCGGCCAGGCGCTGGCTGACCTTGTCGAAAGTCTGATTGCGGCCAATGGCAATCCGCATCGGACGATCGGGAGGAAAGCTGCATGA
- the murD gene encoding UDP-N-acetylmuramoyl-L-alanine--D-glutamate ligase: protein MIVGTSHFDGSVAILGLARSGMATARALMAGGNQVLAWDDSPERVAAAARAGIPIRKGPDFDWRGIAALVPSPGIPLNHPAIVAARVAGVDILGDVEILWRAMAERRFVGITGTNGKSTTTALIGHILEHARQTAQIGGNLGTPALSLDALWAEGTYVLEMSSFQLDLTPTMSFDIAVLLNITPDHLDRHGSMNAYIAAKNNIFRPGRLKTAVVGIDGPDTLRIYKELCLRDDLNVIPVATGRRLLDGVATNGGLLEDHGRAICDLEAAIALPGQHNWQNAAAAYAATRALGVDPETIARAILNFPGLAHRMEHIAAIDGVQFINDSKATNGEAAARALACFNPIYWIAGGRAKSDGLRAAQPHFQRVAHAFLIGEAEQTLAAELDGRVDYSLCGTLDNALDAAAAQARVDGRPGAVVLFSPACASFDQYTDFEARGEAFRERVCILEQRQSEQALRVCAG from the coding sequence ATGATAGTAGGCACATCGCATTTCGACGGCAGCGTCGCGATTCTCGGTCTCGCCCGAAGCGGCATGGCGACGGCTCGTGCGCTGATGGCGGGCGGCAACCAGGTCCTCGCCTGGGACGATTCGCCGGAACGCGTGGCCGCGGCAGCGCGGGCCGGCATCCCGATTCGAAAAGGCCCCGACTTCGATTGGCGCGGCATCGCCGCGCTGGTGCCGAGCCCCGGCATCCCGCTCAACCATCCGGCGATTGTCGCGGCCCGGGTTGCGGGCGTCGATATTCTCGGCGATGTCGAAATTCTATGGCGCGCCATGGCGGAGCGTCGATTTGTCGGCATCACCGGCACCAACGGCAAATCTACCACCACCGCATTGATCGGCCACATCCTTGAGCATGCCCGTCAAACCGCTCAGATAGGCGGCAATCTCGGAACACCGGCGCTGAGCCTGGACGCACTATGGGCGGAAGGAACTTACGTGCTGGAAATGTCGTCCTTCCAGCTCGATTTAACTCCCACCATGTCGTTCGACATCGCTGTTCTTCTCAACATCACGCCGGATCATCTCGACCGCCACGGCAGCATGAACGCGTACATCGCCGCCAAGAATAATATCTTCCGGCCGGGTAGATTGAAAACTGCGGTGGTCGGCATCGACGGGCCGGATACGCTTCGCATTTATAAAGAGCTGTGTCTGCGCGATGACCTTAACGTTATACCCGTGGCCACCGGCCGGCGGTTGTTGGACGGGGTCGCGACCAATGGTGGCCTGCTGGAGGATCACGGACGCGCAATTTGTGACTTGGAAGCCGCGATAGCTCTGCCCGGCCAGCACAATTGGCAGAATGCCGCCGCCGCCTATGCCGCCACGCGCGCCCTTGGCGTCGATCCCGAAACTATCGCCCGCGCGATACTCAATTTCCCCGGCCTGGCGCACCGGATGGAACATATTGCCGCCATCGACGGCGTCCAGTTCATCAATGACAGCAAAGCGACGAACGGCGAAGCTGCGGCTCGTGCACTGGCCTGCTTCAACCCAATTTACTGGATTGCCGGGGGGCGCGCCAAATCGGATGGGCTGCGTGCGGCGCAGCCCCATTTTCAGCGCGTCGCGCATGCCTTTTTGATCGGTGAGGCCGAACAAACCCTGGCCGCCGAACTCGACGGGCGCGTTGACTATAGTTTGTGCGGAACCCTGGACAATGCGCTCGATGCGGCGGCAGCACAGGCCCGCGTCGACGGCCGGCCAGGTGCGGTTGTCCTATTTTCGCCGGCCTGTGCGTCGTTCGACCAATACACCGATTTCGAAGCTCGCGGCGAAGCGTTCCGCGAACGCGTCTGTATTTTGGAACAGCGCCAGTCCGAACAGGCGCTGCGGGTCTGTGCCGGATGA
- the ftsA gene encoding cell division protein FtsA: MIAALDVGTSKVTCFIAERNGQGELAIVGIGQDTAEGLKAGTVTDMAAAVKSIGTAVHRAEVMADTRVRELFISVSGGAPRSTYADISLDVSGRQIGNTDIQAAFDAARTDGAIEGREIVHAVSTAYDLDGSRGIRNPKGMYGNQLRVQLHMVSVAHGAFRNLLSCLSRCDLDLEAPVISAYASGLACLVEDEKDLGVTIIDMGCGGTGLASFSGGEFNWTATVPLGGAHVTNDIALGLTTPLANAEHMKRLYASAIGGPADNREMIEVPQLGEPELHSARQIPRSLLTGIVRPRLEETFELVRDFLDSSGAASASARRIVLTGGASQLQGVGELASQILEKQVRLARPLPMQGLAEAVAGPNCATCAGLLIYAAERHDDSQIRRQTREHPSPQPAESALGRIGQWLRANF; this comes from the coding sequence GTGATTGCGGCACTTGATGTTGGCACCTCCAAGGTGACCTGCTTCATCGCGGAGCGGAACGGCCAGGGAGAGCTCGCCATTGTCGGCATCGGTCAGGATACGGCCGAGGGACTGAAGGCCGGCACGGTCACCGATATGGCGGCGGCTGTGAAATCCATCGGCACCGCCGTTCACCGCGCCGAGGTGATGGCCGACACGCGCGTTCGCGAACTTTTTATTAGTGTCTCAGGTGGCGCGCCGCGATCCACTTATGCCGATATATCTCTTGATGTTTCCGGGCGGCAAATCGGCAATACCGATATTCAAGCCGCTTTCGACGCCGCCCGCACCGACGGCGCCATCGAGGGTCGTGAAATCGTCCATGCGGTCTCGACGGCCTACGATCTCGATGGCAGCCGCGGCATCCGAAACCCGAAAGGGATGTATGGCAACCAGCTGCGCGTGCAATTGCATATGGTCAGCGTCGCGCATGGCGCCTTCCGCAATCTTTTAAGTTGTTTGTCGCGCTGCGATTTAGACCTCGAGGCGCCGGTGATCTCGGCCTATGCCTCAGGCCTCGCGTGTCTGGTCGAAGACGAAAAGGATCTCGGCGTCACGATTATCGATATGGGCTGCGGCGGCACCGGGTTGGCATCCTTTTCCGGTGGAGAGTTTAACTGGACGGCGACGGTGCCGCTGGGCGGCGCCCATGTCACCAACGATATCGCACTCGGCCTCACCACGCCGCTCGCCAACGCCGAACATATGAAGCGGCTGTACGCCAGCGCCATCGGCGGGCCAGCGGACAATCGTGAGATGATCGAAGTGCCGCAATTGGGTGAGCCGGAACTGCACTCGGCGCGGCAAATTCCGCGCTCCCTGTTGACTGGCATCGTGCGCCCACGCCTGGAGGAAACATTCGAGCTGGTACGCGACTTTCTTGATTCATCGGGTGCCGCCAGCGCGTCGGCGCGCCGCATCGTGCTGACTGGCGGCGCCAGTCAATTGCAGGGTGTCGGTGAGCTCGCTTCGCAGATTTTAGAAAAGCAGGTCCGTCTCGCACGGCCGCTTCCGATGCAGGGGCTGGCCGAAGCCGTCGCCGGACCCAATTGCGCGACTTGCGCCGGACTTCTGATTTACGCCGCGGAACGTCATGACGATTCCCAGATTCGTCGGCAAACGCGGGAACACCCATCTCCACAACCCGCCGAGAGCGCGCTGGGGCGCATCGGCCAATGGCTACGAGCGAATTTCTAG